One window of the Hoplias malabaricus isolate fHopMal1 chromosome Y, fHopMal1.hap1, whole genome shotgun sequence genome contains the following:
- the LOC136678993 gene encoding kelch-like protein 40a, with protein MAAEPVDPMTEPRMYQQTLLQDGLCELLENDKFVDCVLKIKDREFPCHRLVLAASSPYFKAMFLSDLEESKKREVVLKDVDPGIMGMILRYIYTSDINLTEQNVQDIFMVANMYQIPSIFSVCVTYLEQKMVLSNCLAIFRLGLLLECPRLASKARDFICDRFELIVRDQDFHQLGSGELAAIITCDSLNVEKEETVFEALMDWVEHDQFERIKDVPDLLHCIRFRLMAPDYFKQKVEGHRLIRTNQDTKKELQLIKDAQRGLLPKVKGSSGRKVEGAAVGGGDEEEEDEEEEGLLPGILNDNPRFGMFHTDFILMVSNTGTVAYDPAENECYLASSSTEIPKSHCSLVTKENQIFVAGGLLYNEQNKEDPFSSYFLQFDPMSSEWLGMPSLPTPRCLFGMAEANNSIFIVGGKELKEGEHALDSVMVYDRQSFKWGESDPLPYSVYGHGTISHNGLVYVLGGKSESKKCLKRVCVYNPKKFEWKELAPMKTARSLFGAAVHKNKIYVVTGVTDSGLTSSSEVYDIASNTWSEFTEFPQERSSLNLTELAGCLYAVGGFAMMPNDITEKLEPTEMNDIWRFDEKENCWNGMLREISYASGATVLGVRLNALRLTKM; from the exons ATGGCCGCCGAGCCAGTGGATCCAATGACGGAGCCGAGGATGTACCAACAGACGCTCCTTCAAGATGGGCTCTGTGAGCTCCTGGAGAATGACAAGTTTGTGGACTGTGTCCTGAAGATCAAGGATCGGGAGTTCCCATGCCACAGACTGGTGCTGGCTGCCAGCAGCCCGTACTTCAAGGCGATGTTCCTTTCAGACCTGGAGGAGAGCAAGAAACGAGAGGTTGTGCTGAAAGATGTGGATCCGGGCATAATGGGGATGATCCTCAGGTACATCTACACCTCTGATATTAATCTCACTGAGCAAAACGTTCAGGACATCTTCATGGTGGCCAACATGTACCAGATCCCTTCCATCTTCAGCGTTTGCGTGACCTACCTGGAGCAGAAAATGGTCCTGAGCAACTGCCTGGCCATCTTCAGGCTGGGGTTGCTTCTAGAGTGCCCCAGGCTGGCTTCCAAAGCCCGGGACTTCATATGCGACCGTTTTGAGCTCATCGTTCGAGACCAGGACTTCCACCAGCTGGGGTCTGGAGAACTGGCTGCTATCATCACCTGTGATTCCCTAAACGTGGAGAAGGAAGAAACAGTCTTCGAGGCTCTGATGGACTGGGTTGAGCACGATCAGTTTGAAAGGATAAAAGACGTGCCCGACCTCTTGCATTGCATACGTTTCCGCCTGATGGCGCCGGATTATTTCAAGCAGAAAGTGGAAGGGCACAGGTTGATCAGAACCAACCAAGACACCAAGAAAGAGCTGCAGCTGATCAAAGATGCGCAAAGAGGGCTATTACCTAAAGTCAAAGGGTCCTCAGGCAGGAAGGTGGAAGGCGCTGCTGTGGGTGGGGGtgatgaagaagaggaagatgaagaggaggaaggCCTGCTTCCAGGAATCCTGAATGATAACCCACGCTTCGGAATGTTTCATACGGACTTCATTCTTATGGTTAGCAACACAGGGACAGTCGCTTATGACCCTGCTGAAAACGAGTGCTACTTGGCATCCTCGTCGACTGAGATCCCAAAGAGTCACTGCAGTTTGGTGACGAAGGAGAACCAAATCTTTGTGGCTGGGGGCCTTCTTTACAATGAGCAGAACAAAGAGGACCCCTTCAGCTCTTACTTCCTACAG TTTGACCCCATGAGCTCAGAATGGTTGGGGATGCCCTCACTGCCCACCCCCCGCTGCCTGTTTGGAATGGCTGAGGCCAACAACTCCATTTTCATTGTAGGTGGAAAAGAGCTGAAAGAAGGAGAACACGCTTTAGACTCTGTTATGGTCTATGACAGACA GTCATTCAAATGGGGTGAATCGGATCCTCTGCCATACTCAGTCTACGGCCATGGCACCATCTCACATAATGGCCTTGTCTATGTACTGGGTGGAAAATCTGAAAGCAA GAAGTGCCTGAAGAGGGTATGTGTCTACAACCCTAAAAAGTTTGAGTGGAAAGAATTGGCACCAATGAAAACAGCCCGCTCTCTTTTTGGCGCTGCCgtccacaaaaacaaaatctaCGTGGTCACAGGAGTCACCGACAGTGGCCTAACCAGCAGCTCAGAGGTGTATGACATCGCCAGCAATAC GTGGTCCGAGTTTACTGAGTTTCCTCAGGAGAGAAGCTCTCTGAACCTCACAGAGTTGGCTGGATGTCTGTACGCTGTGGGGGGCTTCGCAATGATGCCCAACGACATCACTGAGAAGCTGGAACCCACTGAGATGAACGATATCTGGAG GTTTGATGAAAAGGAGAACTGCTGGAATGGGATGCTGAGGGAGATCAGTTACGCTTCCGGAGCCACAGTGTTAGGAGTGCGCCTCAATGCTTTACGACTTACCAAGATGTGA
- the LOC136678992 gene encoding zinc finger and BTB domain-containing protein 47-like, translating to MLIVEKTADHPSVEFSVVEDVALHCTFLMDRLNEQRLLQPDLCDVDIVLLRHKATFQAHKGVLAAYSPFFHSLFASSKELQRVELSLEALRPQGLLQILNFIYTSKLLVTSGNAQDILRAATVLQMTNIVSSCRELISRGSLNTRPATVDQPQQQDTSSKAWSNGNSSSGGSVPTGTSFYVEIKQEQDLSSAKIFAGKSEKSPYAVHIGDGQVGQPCKVEAKAEVARDPEDLAAFNREQIIVELNLNNQTLNVSKSMDGSSSPPTGGPSAFETEEKDIGDSEEEEDQSECEDEALGGTSEEEGAEVGHRDLNLPEFLPQRPRRQTRASVDTMATVTMRTSMRVRRDGGGSRRGEEEDGEGLKPDSQIQDRQSFPCMRCPRIFTNGWDMEKHVNVAHSQMQVCDKCGKRFLLDSELLLHQQTDCEKNIQCLMCGKEFKKLWSLHEHNKIVHGYAEKKFTCEICEKKFFTMAHVRKHMIAHTKEMPFTCETCGKSFKRSMSLKVHFLQHSGEKPFRCENCNERFQYKYQLRSHMSIHIGHKQFMCQWCGKDFNMKQYFDEHMKTHTGEKPYICEICGKSFTSRPNMKRHRRTHTGEKPYPCETCGQRFRFSNMLKAHREKCFSVNKTPTSEVPPNVYNPATMPGQAVGNQALSYPVGTETCKDTGLSAALPQFPSHSHLLPLSPLFPSARTDSNEA from the exons ATG CTGATAGTGGAGAAGACTGCTGACCACCCATCTGTGGAGTTCTCTGTGGTGGAGGATGTGGCCCTCCACTGCACCTTCCTGATGGATCGTCTGAATGAGCAAAGGCTGCTGCAGCCAGACCTTTGTGACGTGGACATCGTGCTGCTGCGCCACAAAGCCACTTTCCAGGCACACAAAGGTGTTCTGGCAGCTTATAGCCCCTTCTTCCACTCACTCTTCGCTTCCAGCAAGGAGCTGCAACGTGTGGAGCTTTCTTTGGAGGCTCTCAGACCCCAAGGCCTGCTGCAGATCCTCAACTTTATCTACACATCCAAGCTGCTTGTGACCAGCGGCAACGCCCAAGACATTCTTCGCGCTGCCACCGTGCTGCAGATGACCAACATCGTCTCGTCCTGCCGTGAGCTCATCTCCCGCGGCTCACTGAACACACGTCCAGCGACAGTTGATCAGCCCCAACAGCAGGACACCAGCAGCAAAGCCTGGAGCAATGGCAATAGCAGCTCGGGAGGCAGTGTTCCAACAG GCACCAGCTTCTACGTGGAGATCAAGCAGGAGCAGGATTTGTCCAGCGCTAAGATCTTTGCTGGGAAAAGTGAGAAGAGCCCATATGCTGTTCACATCGGCGATGGACAGGTGGGACAGCCATGTAAAGTGGAAGCAAAAGCAGAAGTAGCCAGAGATCCAGAAGACCTTGCGGCCTTCAACAGAGAGCAAATCATTGTGGAACTGAACCTGAACAACCAGACCCTCAATGTGTCCAAAAGCATGGATGGCAGCAGCTCGCCCCCCACAGGAGGTCCATCTGCCTTTGAGACAGAGGAGAAGGACATTGGGGActcagaggaagaagaagatCAAAGTGAATGTGAGGACGAAGCACTTGGAGGTACCAGCGAAGAAGAAGGAGCAGAGGTAGGACATCGTGACCTCAACCTGCCTGAGTTCCTCCCTCAGAGGCCACGCAGACAAACCAGGGCATCTGTGGACACCATGGCTACAGTTACCATGAGAACGAGCATGAGAGTGAGGCGGGACGGAGGTGGGAGTAGGCGTGGTGAGGAGGAGGACGGTGAAGGGCTCAAGCCGGACTCACAGATACAGGATAGGCAGAGCTTCCCATGTATGAGGTGCCCGAGAATCTTCACTAACGGCTGGGACATGGAGAAGCACGTGAATGTTGCACACAGCCAAATGCAGGTGTGTGACAAGTGCGGAAAGCGTTTTCTTCTGGACAGCGAGCTGCTGCTGCATCAGCAGACTGACTGTGAGAAGAACATCCAG TGTCTCATGTGTGGCAAAGAGTTTAAGAAGCTTTGGTCTCTGCATGAGCACAATAAAATAGTCCATGGCTACGCGGAGAAGAAGTTCACTTGTGAGATATGCGAGAAAAAGTTTTTCACCATGGCACACGTTCGGAAACACATGATCG CTCATACGAAGGAGATGCCATTCACCTGTGAGACATGTGGCAAGTCCTTCAAACGAAGTATGTCTCTGAAAGTTCATTTTCTTCAGCATTCTGGAGAGAAGCCCTTCCGGTGTGAG AACTGTAATGAACGATTTCAGTACAAGTACCAGCTTCGGTCTCATATGAGTATCCACATTGGACATAAGCAGTTCATGTGTCAATGGTGCGGCAAGGACTTCAACATGAAGCAGTACTTCGATGAGCACATGAAAACCCACACAG GAGAAAAGCCGTACATATGTGAGATTTGTGGGAAGAGCTTTACCAGTCGACCCAACATGAAACGGCACCGGCGCACccacacaggagagaagccATATCCTTGTGAAACGTGTGGCCAACGCTTCCGGTTCTCCAACATGCTGAAAGCTCATCGAGAaaagtgtttttcagtgaaCAAAACACCAACCTCAGAGGTTCCTCCCAACGTGTATAACCCTGCCACCATGCCTGGGCAAGCTGTAGGAAATCAGGCCCTTTCTTATCCAGTGGGGACCGAAACATGTAAGGACACTGGCCTATCAGCAGCTTTGCCACAGTTCCcctcacactcgcacctacttCCTCTATCACCTCTGTTCCCCTCTGCAAGGACTGACTCTAATGAGGCCTAG